The Quercus robur chromosome 3, dhQueRobu3.1, whole genome shotgun sequence DNA segment aaaccgtcctcggctgtatcttcgggccactttatgtttcctagttttgAGCTTGGGCCTGGCTTTCTTCAGTTTGGGGCCGGTGGACttcccataagcgagcgggccggacccataaactattgggccccacatatatatatatatatatatatatatattgacaaaaTTGTTGAAGTCATTACTGTTGTCATCTGACATGACACTATTCATCTATAGCCCTACTTTCGGTAGATCTATCTTAGTGaaatgaatagtaaaaaagTCAAATTTATTGTTCACTATTTATATGTGATTCCTGCTACTCAAATACTGCATGTTTCTGCCTATAAAAGGCCTGCTTCTTTTCATTTGTAACTAGAACttaaattttagcttttatattCTCTCTTACTTCCTCTGCTATCTACTCTTGTATTCTTCATTCTTCCATGCTTGGAAATACTTATTTCTATCACTATTTTTTGTAAGtgtttattttgataataatattcagtattcaatatttatatttacatTTAGTTATCTAACGCGatctatttattaaataaagtatatATATCATCTTTGTAATGAACTATTTATTGAATACAAAGTGCTTGGGTAATTGGTTTTGAGTGCTTTGACCAAATTGTTCAAAACTATACCGTATCGGCCActaaatcaatataaataaaattatagccTATAGAGGGCTTTTCGAATGTTTTGATCaatcaagaagaaaaataaaaaataaaaacaagttgTAACACATGCTATTTATGCTAACGTATTTGGACTAAATAATTGTGGATTTTAACTTCTATGTATATTTAATTCTGGTAATCTAGAACACAACTTTGATTTGACTTAataaatttatgtttatgttttcacacacaaatCACTTGGGTAGCACCCAAATACAACATGTGAACAAGAATTGTGATTTCCTAATTTATTCAACtttcactttatatatatatatatatatatatatataaagtgacAATTGATTAGAATTTATGACACCCACTTCAAAATGATTGTCTTTTATCATTAGAATAagacactaattagttttttagtATACATGAAATTCGAATTCATTTTTCATTATTCAACGATAAGAaacttaacaaatttaaaataattggaattGACTTTTCAATTATGGGTTTGACCGTTGGTTTGCTAAACTCGATGATGACAAAGAGTAATGATGTTGACAGTAGGGTGGTGGAGCAAGGGTTTCTACCTTTGGTTTGTGTAATTTGATTGAAGGAGGGGCTGCCTTAGGTGAGGTATAAATTGTTTTATGCTTCCTCAGAGGCATAAGACAATTTACGCCCTTGTgaaagctttcttttttttgttaacttgATAATCATTTTTGGTTTaatcaatattttcaattgGGCCAAACACtcgaaaatgaaaaagaatatttttgagaaataaatttttatgcTAATACAAACTCAGCCTTAATGTGATCATTAATCCTTCCATATCATATTATGCCATGCACTCTCTAATAATGTTTTAAATTACGAAATATTTTCGGTATTGGTGCACCGTTTCAGAATTACGCAGTTTATATGagaataaaattaatcaaataaagaaTTTGAGCTTcaaagttataaataaataaaaatcaaacacagTTCGCCGGaattaaaaaacagaaaacccTAATCCCTATTCTAAAATTGGATAACGCTATATAGCATATGCCGATTATAAAATATATCCTCTACTGGCAGGAATGTTGCCAATAACATGCATGCCATTTCCAATAACCCACATGAGAGGGTGTAATTATATATGTTAGCTAAAATAATggattatttattaaatttgaagTTTTCTCTTAAAATATGCACCATCTGAATCCTATTCCTAGTCCCTATGATTTACATATTTCTAGGCTATTGCCTATAGTTAGGCACTGTCTcacataaaattgaaatttgggtttgggaaACTTTGAataatcttagtttttttttttttttttttttcttcttttggccaGAGATCAAATCCAATGTTGGGTGGATTAGTCAGTTTGTCAGAATAATTAAATAGTTCTACAACGCGTAACCACTCATCTCTTGGATTCGAAAATGATATGGACTGTGCTCAAGATTGGTTTGAAGCAACAAAcaattatgttaaaaaaattttaatgttaaatttattataaaaatttgtaagttgctatgataataatttttgtatcaatagattaataaaattgataataattaaaacataattttttttttttgacaaaacctTTTAATTAGTTGATTTGACTAATCCAATCTGACCCATTTATATTATACacacaaaacataaataattaaatatatgtcACATTGTCACTCCACAGAGTAACACCTATATGGATATCATCAGCACGTGCTCCACGTGGCCAGTGTAGCCCCGTTAACTTTCCCAAAGCAAAGCACCGTAGTATTGCCCACCTTATTCATCATCTACTATTACTAACCGCCACCCAGTGGCGACTCTAGGAAATTTTTTCAGGATGTTCcttaagaagcataaattacacaatttaataatttgttatattgttgtttcattaatataaaattattaattgttgtttagtctaacataatttaatttgtttgtcttttatttataatatattggttaattaaattattaattattgtttattagttgcttcccttaattaattattggttaattaaattattgtttattagttgcatTAGTACACATCCTATGTGCATTTACTTCCCCTAATTCAAATATTCCACTGGCCTCATGTGTCCATCCACCCCACACCACTCAACAGACAAGTCTCATGCCtctaataaaaagttttcaattttaactaaataagttgtaaTAAACCGTCAACAagaattgaaccaaaaaaataaatgcacatacaagggaaaaaaaaaaaaaaaatcattgttgCACTATGTACACAACACAACACTACAATTCACTAACTTTATTATATCTCAACTCCCAATTAATTTCAGAGTTTCAAACAAACtcaatttttacttaaaaaaaaaaaaaaaaaaaaaaagacactaacAGACAAACATAACtatttaccattaaaaaatCTGCTATTCATATAAGCAcaaaaagacccaaaaaaaaaatacaaaattcaacTCATAGAGCACAACACGTGGGAGGAATGGAGGATATCAATCCACCACTAGACTCTAGACGCTTCTACCACGTGTTGTGCTCAAACTCACTAGAGACTTAAACAATGACTTAAACTCACCAGCCTTGCCCCTAGACTTATATCAATCCACCACTAGACTCTCTCAAGACACCAAATTCAACTCAatactctctcactctctgtcTTTTGTATCAGACagtttaagaaattttttttctgtgCTCGTTGCTCACTtgctcatgagagagagataccAGATCTGGTGAGTTTGGGCTAGGGGCGGGGCTGGCGGCTCTGCTGCTACCATGCTACTGCTGCCTCTCCTTTCACTGCTTTACTTCAACCATCAGCCGCTAAGTCTCTTGGTTAGGCTTAGGGTTTTATTTgttagtttgtgtttttttttttttttaatctttgatgGAATGACagattagttttgttttaaaattttgaaaggcCGGGctatttgtttttgataaaatttggttgattgggttaaattttctttagctttactatttttgtgatttatgttgttgtgctaaattttttgggcttgctaaattttcttttatagattAGATtcataaattctttttttttttttgcttgaaagtagaacaaataatttttttttatttatttgagggtgttcctattttttttagaggataaacaaataaaaaaattaattattatatataaatttttttttttttttttcagttcagggtgttcctgggaacaccctgagcTAAACGTGGCGTCGCCACTGCCGCCACCCTTcctaattcagcaaaaaaaaaaaaaaaaaaaaccgccaCACTTCCTAACGGTCATTCCATAAGCAAATGTGTGTATTAAACACAAGGAGCAATGccataaacaatttatttttcccCCAATAtgttataattaaaaaagaaattgagtttttcttaacttcaattataaattatactttctaattttgaaaaagttttaattttttttaaattattaaaagtgACGCCatggaaatatatattttagagaataacctttttataaaattgtgttttgaaaatataattttatctaaaattgtATTGATGTAACAAGAGCTCACAAGACAAGTGTTTGCTTATAAATCGTATTTCCAAAACATGACTTTAATTAACCTTGAAAAATTGTGTCTTGGAAACACAATTACAATGCAAAACAATacacaataaaatttcataGTTTTCAATTcactcttttaaattttatttttccaaaaaaccccAAGTTTCAATTcacttctttaaattttattttattttcctatttaaGTTAACTTTAATGTACTTCCAATTTAGTCATTTCATCTCGCGTCTCGTTCCATCTAATCTCATTGTTACTACTTGTATTTTTCACTTCCTAAAAACACATTGTTTTAATAGATTTAATGTTGCGGATTGAATAGAAGGACTAGATTGAAAATGCatgaaagttaaaaattaaaaaaataattgaaattttaaatattgaacTAAAAATCTGTCAAAGTTAGAGCCtataatttgtaatttctaAATGAATATAAAgtgatttttctttgattttattatttgacttatttttaaaagtaaggTTTACATAAAATTAGGGGTGTTCGCGGTGCGGTACGGTAcggttttgggtcatttttagcACCATACTTTGCGATGTGGTTTAGCTAAAACTATAATAGCACCGTACCTTATTTTTGTAGTCACATGTATGGTACGGTACggtttagagtttagccaaaaccataactgCACTACACCTCATTTTTGCAGTCACATGTGCAGTGCAATATATAAGATACGATTTGAACGGTTTGAAgttggtatatttttcaaattttgggtttttcttacccaatccaaaactaattttttactttgttttgggccaagttttaaactattgagctagtttttctttattttgagataatttttttagtcaACACTCACTAAGGTTGTCAGTTTTTGAAAACTacggttattaaactattaataatatatttaatattaaaaataaataaatatattaatatataaagagAGTGCAATGTGATGCGGTTTGTgcggttttcttattaaaaactGCAAATTGCATTGCACTATGCTGTGCGGTGCGCTGCAGTGCACTGTTGTGCGGTACAGTTATACTATTTTGTGGGCAATTTTGGTGtggtttttatggtttaatGAACACCCCTACATGAAATCATTTTAATGAACAAAGAttgaattaaaaaggaaatagaAATTGACAAATGGACATACTGTATTGGTTGTtccaaaatatattttctttagaaaagTCCAAAATTTTTAGGATATTCGAAAaggatgaatttaattattcaaaataattacTCTTATAACTACACTTCCCTCACATTTGGATCCAAAGGGCAGGATTTTTAATCTAGACCTATCCTGAAAgtgtcttttatttatttacttttgggaGAAAGTATTGAAATAGTCTTAGTCTaagattttgaaaacaaaagagTACACATAATTCAAGTAAGTTGGATCCTAAACCTGACAATACAGAGTATAGACTAAAACATATAAAGAGTGCTGCACTGTATTAAATATTCCATACGATTTTGATCATCTAAGGGTATGTTTGAATACTGcttattaatgaaaattgaaaactgaaaatactgtaccaaaataatttttaaatgtgtgaatagtaccgtgggacccaattttaaagaaaaatttgttgaaattgtacttgtgggtcccatgaacagtgcatgggacccacaaaaaaaaggtagaatcagtgcaatccaaacatATACTAattataaaaagattaaaaaaagacataaaataatacataaggCTCTTTTGGAAACACAAggacataataaataaaaataaaagttaaaaaagaataaagtaattttaataaaataataaaggcgtaaatgcatttttagtccctatattttgcattttttccattttgttccctacattttcatttcactacttttagtccctaaatcaattaacgcGTTCTATTTTGGTTCTTACCGTTACTCACTTAACagaaattgctgatgtggcaaacgaAGTTCACTGTTGGCACAttaaatgctgacatggctaataaaataatattaaaaatgtcacgttagcataaaataataattaaaaaaagacacattaccatgatttttaaaaattaatttatcaattttaacaaaatgaaaaatgaaaaaaaacaaaacaaaacaaaacaaaacaaaattagaacccAAAATACACATGAATTCAAAGCTAGTTTCATCTTAAACATGAACAagaaagaacacaaacccaaaaaattcagtcacaataacacaaacccaaaaaaaataaatttactgACAAGAACATGATACTAACATAaacttttcttgcattttcttatacttagaaccaaacacaaattaCTAGCAAAAAATCCAACCAAACATCACCAAAACTAGCAAAAACATCCCCAATAACTCCActgaaaaaagggaaaaaaaaatctcagtcCTTAAGATTTCCCCTCTCACGTCTCTACCTCTCCACAGAGAAACACTTAAATTTCCAGCAAAAAATACTCATGAAAAATCTATAGAAAAGCCACAAAAAAACCCAttgaaaaaaccaaagaaaaatccTAGACTAATCTCCAAAAATATCTCTATAAACTCAtcaaataacccaaaaaataaaacctaaagcCTCAACAAATTATTCCCAAAATTTCGCTACAAATCCAGCAACTATAGAACAGAAAACATAGCCTAAATGAACAAGGGCTTGCTCGCCATGGTCGATCTTCCACCACAAGGTCCGATTTGCCACCGCCACCATAAGGTCCGAAGACATCGCTGGGAAGAGCGAAGGGTCGGGTTCATCGCCAATCTTAGCCCCTCTCTCTTTAAACCCAAATTCAAACCACTGCCGATCTCAACCCCTCTCTCTCTACCCAAATCCAAACCACCACATCACagcctctctttctctaaacccaaccaaaaactacaaaaaaaaaaatgagagaaagcaAAGAGGGAGAAAGCGGAGTTTGAGTGTTTGactcgagagagagagaggaaaatgaaaatgagtttgagttttgtgtttattgatgatgttgtgtttggttgacaagaaaattcaagaaaaattgagatagttactacaattttttttttcttaatctttaaaactgaaaagaaaaaaaggttcttcaattttttttttttataatttaaattagaatcacaaaattaaaatttattttttttaaaattttaaattaaaattctgaAGTGGCATattttaaatactaaataattttttaatattattttattggccacGTCAACATTTAATGTGCTAACATTGGAGTCTGTTTGCCACATCAGTAATTTTTGTTAAGTAAGTAACGGTAAAGACTAAAATGGAACGcgttaattaatttaggaactaaaagtggtgaaatgaaaatatagagaccaaaatggaaaagatgcaaaatgtagggactaaaactCCAGTAATAAAATGAAGCacttaacacacacacacacacacacacatatatatatatatatatatataatacaactTTATTTCGGCTCTGTTTaggatttgtttattttactgaaattgaaatttttttgctaaaaatactataagtaaaggtaaaagttagctgaaataatacagtaaaatttataaacaatattaaaaagtatagtgaaactcataaataatatcaaaaataagttaaatagtaaaataaatttgtgaTTTAATAAATAGCCAAACGTACACGTAGCAGTATTATAATATTATGGGGGGTATTGGTTCTCACGAGGAAGACAAGGGAATCAATGAAAGAGAACGTCTAGGTTCTCTTCATGTAAACTCTCTGGGCCCCACTCCCACCTTCTTAaaccctttctctctctctctctctctctctctctaaaactaGCTTTTCAGACACGGCTTTCTCACTGTTTTTCTCTCATTCTACCTagtattttcctatttttctttcttgtttgtGTCTACATTCACAATATGTTTTATTCTTTGGAAGCTGTAAaggttgaagagagagagagacaataaaAGATTGGTTAGTTATAAGAATTGACAAACTCTATTGcttcttctgtttcttcttttatttattccTTATAATAGAAGCACATAGGGATATGTGATTTAAGAAGGATAGGATATAGTTGTGTTggttttttactttgttttctttgataTATAGTCCTCCATTTGCTTTGTACCTGGTTTTCTCTGTGAAGATTTTGCAACTGGGTTAAAGAAAGTGGTTGAGTTTGTctagtttttgaatttgatttggtAATAAGTcaaagtttgaactttgaagttggCTTTTGCCACAGGAGCTACAAGGTTAGTGCTTTTTTTAGATACCCTTTTTATTTGGAAACATTTTtgtttctgttctttttttttgtttctttttagatatttttgataGATTGAAGTTGGGTAGTTTTCAACTTTGATTCTTGATTGCTTGTTTGGTTATATGTGGTTTAACAGTAGGGAAAATGGAAAtcttttttatcataaaacTCAAAAGGAAATATAAACTAGTAGTCTAGTATTAAAAATGTGAAAACCCAAGTTCGTAGGGAAACTACAGGTTCCGCATAAGTGGTTGTGTTAGATCTTTGGATCTATTAGATAGGTATTTAACTTTTTTGACAAAACTAGCTTAGTAAAATTCAGATAATAAAATGTGGCAGTTGAGTTTCTGTGATATGGATTAGGTTGGTTTTTCATTGAGGAGTTCTACTTTGGGGAGGGAATCAGAATTCAGAATTGGAGCATACTTCAAGGGCTATAGTCGAATGTATTCTATTGCAGTTTTTGTGATTCGGGGTTTGGGATGTGAGTACTTTTAGAAAATTGGATTAAACAAGCAACCATTTGGGAGCAATGTTAAGAGCATTAGCTCTTGGATTGTTCATTTCTTATATGATTTTCTCCGTTGCTGCCGATGATAATTGTAACTGCGACGAAGAGGGCTTGTGGAGCATACAAAGCATTTTAGAGTGCCAAAGAGTGAGTGATTTCTTGATTGCAGTGGCATATTTCTCAATCCCAATTGAGCTTCTTTACTTTATTAGCTGCTCAAACTTTCCATTTAAATGGGTACTCCTACAGTTTATAGCATTTATAGTCCTCTGTGGATTGACCCATTTGCTCAATGGATGGACTTATTATGGCCAACAACCATTCCAGTTGATGCTTTCCCTTACCATTGCCAAATTTCTCACTGCCTTGGTTTCATGTGCAACTGCAATTACTCTTTTGACTCTGATTCCTCTTCTTCTTAAAGTAAAAGTAAGGGAGCTTTTTTTGAGGCAAAATGTGATAGAATTAGATCAAGAGGTTGGAATGATGAAGAAACAGAAGGAAGCGAGTTTGCACGTACGAATGCTAACCAGAGAAATCAGAAAGTCACTTGATAAGCATACTATACTTTACACAACACTGGTTGAACTTTCCAAGACTTTGGATTTGCAAAATTGTGCAGTTTGGATGCCAAATGAGAATAGAACAGAGATGAATCTGACCCATGAGTTGAAGACAAGTTCTTCACGGAACTACTGCAGTTCTATCCCAATCAATGACCCGGATGTGTTAGAGATAAGAGGGAGCAAGGGAGTGAGGATTCTAAGGCCTGAGTCAGCACTAGGTGCTGCAAGCAGTGGTGGTTCTTGTGAGTCAGGGGCCGTGGCAGCAATTCGGATGCCGATGCTTCgagtttcaaatttcaaagggGGGACACCAGAATTGGTGGAAACCAGTTATGCAGTACTGGTGTTGGTTCTTCCAGCAGCAAACAATAGAGTTTGGAGTTACCATGAAATGGAGATAGTGGATGTGGTTGCTGATCAGGTGGCTGTGGCTCTCTCTCATGCCGCAGTTCTTGAAGAATCTCAGGTAATGAGAGAGCAACTGGGTGAAAAAAACCGTGCATTGCAACAAGCTAAGAAGAATGCATTGATGGCAAGTCAGGCAAGAAACTCCTTTCAAAAGGTGATGAGTCATGGAATGAGGAGGCCAATGCATACAGTCCTGGGCCTACTCTCAATGTTTCAAGAGGATAACATGAGCTTCGAACAGAGGATTATGGTTGATACGATGGTGAAAACCAGCAATGTGCTCTCAACTTTGATAAATGATGTGATGGAAATTTCAGCAAATGATAATGGAAGGTTCC contains these protein-coding regions:
- the LOC126717599 gene encoding protein EIN4, whose protein sequence is MLRALALGLFISYMIFSVAADDNCNCDEEGLWSIQSILECQRVSDFLIAVAYFSIPIELLYFISCSNFPFKWVLLQFIAFIVLCGLTHLLNGWTYYGQQPFQLMLSLTIAKFLTALVSCATAITLLTLIPLLLKVKVRELFLRQNVIELDQEVGMMKKQKEASLHVRMLTREIRKSLDKHTILYTTLVELSKTLDLQNCAVWMPNENRTEMNLTHELKTSSSRNYCSSIPINDPDVLEIRGSKGVRILRPESALGAASSGGSCESGAVAAIRMPMLRVSNFKGGTPELVETSYAVLVLVLPAANNRVWSYHEMEIVDVVADQVAVALSHAAVLEESQVMREQLGEKNRALQQAKKNALMASQARNSFQKVMSHGMRRPMHTVLGLLSMFQEDNMSFEQRIMVDTMVKTSNVLSTLINDVMEISANDNGRFPLEMRPFGLHSMIKEASCLAKCLCVYKGLGFEINVQSSLPNQVIGDERRAFQVILHMVGYLLNVYDGQGTVIFRVFRDIDIEDKDDKMLGMWRPTMPGEHIYIKFEIEISEKGSQSDGSISALNYAGRRHNSNEVKEGLSFSMCKKLVQMMQGNIWISTNLLGFAQSMTLVLRFQTRPSFGRAIFAHGSSSEPNSNSQFKGLKVILADDDDLNRTVTKKLLEKLGCHVTAVSSGFECLSALSAAENSFQIVLLDLHMPEMDGFEVALRIRKLRSQNWPLIIALTASAEEHVLERCLQIGISGVIRKPVLLQGMADELRRVL